One window of Paenibacillus sp. FSL K6-3182 genomic DNA carries:
- a CDS encoding ABC transporter substrate-binding protein translates to MRGLTTKRTLLWMVMVLTMLVLAACAGAKNNGNATNTPSESTAAPTTESASPSAPIEKITLKALMHTSWLKGGMEAVLKDSAEKAGITLEIEKLPEGADGDNLIKTRFATNDKPDLLFFYGGVNEGYGLGKPEEQFVSQEDQPWMANFDKKVWTGAFDSAGTFYAAPYGGSNLAVMLYNKKVFEGLNLQIPTTMDEFWAASEVISKAGKVPVYLSAKDAWTLQIPTHQSGAAQVDLQEITNKVFSNKATFANFDAKRQGMTFLEEVVNKKYVNKDYLSDTYDNAQKALANGDAAMYPMATWVMTDIAAKYPEQTKDIGAFLIPFNGEGKDVAGVYPPNAMYVVKGSNQEAAQKFVNYFESVETQNIYFGAEGGIPAIKGVTNTLLTPAELDAQKFSEEGKAGPTGVNPSNGIPAYGYGDYPAFLQDLVAGAKTPEQVQEAEQKELVKNAKAKDDPNFK, encoded by the coding sequence ATGAGGGGTCTCACCACAAAGAGAACGCTGTTATGGATGGTAATGGTTCTTACCATGCTTGTTTTAGCAGCTTGTGCAGGAGCGAAGAATAACGGTAATGCAACGAATACGCCATCGGAGAGCACTGCTGCTCCAACTACAGAAAGTGCATCACCATCAGCACCGATAGAAAAGATTACTTTAAAGGCACTTATGCACACGAGTTGGTTGAAAGGCGGAATGGAAGCGGTTCTGAAGGACTCTGCAGAGAAAGCCGGAATCACTTTGGAGATTGAGAAACTTCCTGAGGGTGCAGATGGGGATAATTTAATCAAAACGCGGTTTGCAACAAACGATAAGCCAGATTTGTTGTTCTTCTATGGAGGCGTGAATGAGGGCTACGGGTTAGGAAAACCGGAAGAGCAGTTCGTCTCGCAGGAGGATCAGCCTTGGATGGCTAACTTCGACAAGAAGGTTTGGACAGGTGCATTCGACTCGGCTGGAACCTTTTACGCGGCTCCTTACGGTGGATCTAATTTGGCTGTCATGCTGTATAACAAAAAGGTGTTTGAGGGCTTGAACTTGCAAATTCCAACGACGATGGATGAGTTCTGGGCTGCTTCTGAAGTGATAAGCAAGGCAGGCAAAGTGCCGGTGTACTTGTCCGCCAAAGATGCTTGGACTTTGCAAATTCCAACCCATCAGTCCGGTGCGGCGCAGGTTGATCTTCAAGAAATAACAAACAAAGTGTTTTCTAATAAAGCTACATTTGCTAATTTTGATGCCAAAAGACAGGGTATGACCTTTCTGGAAGAAGTTGTAAATAAGAAGTATGTTAACAAAGATTATTTATCGGATACTTACGATAATGCACAGAAAGCATTGGCCAATGGGGATGCAGCTATGTATCCAATGGCTACATGGGTCATGACCGATATTGCGGCCAAATACCCTGAGCAAACGAAGGATATTGGAGCGTTCCTTATTCCTTTCAATGGCGAGGGCAAGGATGTTGCAGGAGTATATCCGCCAAACGCCATGTATGTCGTGAAAGGAAGCAATCAAGAGGCGGCTCAAAAGTTCGTCAACTACTTTGAATCCGTTGAGACTCAAAATATTTATTTCGGTGCAGAGGGCGGCATACCAGCCATCAAGGGAGTTACCAATACACTTCTGACACCTGCCGAGCTGGATGCACAGAAGTTTAGCGAGGAAGGAAAAGCGGGTCCAACCGGCGTTAATCCTAGCAATGGCATTCCAGCGTATGGCTACGGGGATTATCCAGCCTTCCTTCAGGATTTAGTAGCAGGCGCGAAAACTCCTGAGCAGGTGCAAGAAGCGGAACAGAAAGAATTAGTGAAGAACGCCAAAGCCAAGGATGATCCAAACTTCAAGTAA
- a CDS encoding histidine kinase yields the protein MLSFKNLQTKLYVTYSLVLIVIALIISTPMYVYLKNNIETNLKENVDKLVSGYSNALDVYSTINNNVTTQLYINRDNSSYTAVQYLSSIAYLKNTSPTETLQSEKAIQNSLYLNAAVYQTIHRINLFTSKGDFYSTNEADVDIMQTILANDGFKNVQAAKGSSLLNFSEKDRWLSRDSEAVFSFLRQISWDSHPVGFLEIQFKASDLLHVEELDSKQDKQIMIVQAGQVLYSSTPPSSNKLASILKLVGNGNAGNGFMTNEQGIDDFFMYQTSEKTGITIVAIIPKSQLFAPLLLFRNVTIISVLLLIAISVFVYFILAKILTHPLKKLKKAIDSINLGETNQAFIENKFHMGEIEIINRSFLALNQRLQDSLEETVQFRTLQMQAKFDVLQAHINPHFLFNMLGVITVLSDRGQQKAVSDTSRKLSQFLRYSISSGSSITTVSEELEFAQHYLDLLKSRYQHRLHYDIEVPEWLLNIQIPKLMIQPIIENAIHHGLSDSDKQLKIQIIGKIIGNKWEIRISDNGVGFDPASLETLKHNIQGYLERIQNNQTLNEPISIGGMGLVNTIARLQLMFKEQYQFSFGNNEDCGAYVCFHGYIKL from the coding sequence ATGCTGTCTTTCAAAAATTTACAAACGAAATTATATGTGACTTATTCGCTTGTCCTCATCGTCATTGCACTCATTATCAGCACTCCGATGTATGTATATTTGAAAAATAATATTGAAACCAATTTAAAAGAAAATGTGGACAAGCTTGTAAGCGGTTACTCCAATGCTCTAGATGTTTATTCCACCATTAATAACAACGTAACCACCCAGCTATATATTAATCGTGACAATTCCAGCTATACTGCCGTCCAATATTTAAGCTCTATCGCCTATCTCAAAAATACGAGTCCCACCGAAACGTTACAGTCCGAAAAGGCCATTCAAAACTCCCTTTACTTGAATGCTGCCGTCTATCAAACGATTCATAGGATTAATTTGTTTACGTCAAAAGGTGATTTCTACTCAACTAACGAAGCTGACGTAGATATTATGCAAACCATCCTTGCGAATGATGGATTTAAGAATGTTCAAGCTGCGAAGGGCTCTTCCTTATTGAATTTTTCGGAGAAGGACAGATGGCTATCCCGAGATTCCGAAGCCGTCTTTTCATTTCTGCGTCAGATCAGCTGGGACTCGCATCCCGTTGGTTTTCTTGAAATCCAATTCAAAGCCTCCGATTTATTGCATGTAGAGGAATTAGATTCGAAGCAGGATAAACAAATTATGATTGTACAAGCGGGCCAGGTTCTTTATTCGTCTACACCTCCCTCATCCAACAAACTAGCCTCTATCCTTAAGCTGGTTGGCAATGGGAATGCAGGGAACGGGTTCATGACTAATGAACAGGGAATAGATGATTTTTTCATGTACCAGACCTCTGAGAAAACAGGCATAACGATTGTAGCCATTATTCCAAAGTCGCAACTTTTTGCGCCATTGCTCTTATTTCGTAATGTCACGATCATAAGCGTTCTACTCCTTATTGCGATCTCGGTTTTTGTTTACTTTATTCTCGCCAAAATTTTAACGCATCCTCTTAAAAAGCTAAAAAAAGCGATTGATTCTATTAATTTAGGTGAGACCAATCAAGCCTTTATTGAAAATAAATTTCATATGGGTGAAATCGAAATTATTAACCGTTCCTTTCTAGCCTTGAACCAGCGTTTACAAGATAGTCTTGAGGAGACTGTTCAATTCCGAACCTTGCAAATGCAAGCTAAATTCGATGTGCTTCAAGCTCATATCAATCCTCATTTTTTATTTAATATGTTAGGTGTCATTACCGTTTTATCAGATAGAGGCCAGCAAAAGGCTGTATCGGACACAAGTAGAAAACTTTCTCAATTCTTACGATATTCGATTTCTTCCGGCTCGTCGATCACAACCGTAAGTGAGGAGCTAGAATTCGCACAGCATTATTTGGATCTATTAAAATCTCGCTATCAACACCGGCTACATTATGATATAGAAGTTCCTGAATGGCTTCTAAATATTCAAATTCCCAAATTAATGATTCAGCCTATTATAGAAAACGCCATTCATCATGGTTTATCGGATAGCGATAAGCAATTGAAAATTCAAATTATCGGTAAAATAATCGGAAATAAGTGGGAGATACGAATCAGTGATAATGGTGTCGGGTTTGACCCTGCTTCTTTGGAAACGTTGAAGCACAACATTCAAGGCTATCTTGAACGCATTCAAAATAATCAAACATTAAACGAGCCTATTTCAATTGGAGGAATGGGCCTAGTGAATACGATTGCTAGACTTCAGCTCATGTTCAAGGAGCAATATCAATTCTCCTTCGGCAATAACGAGGATTGCGGAGCCTATGTATGTTTCCATGGCTACATCAAACTTTAA
- a CDS encoding response regulator has translation MRIMIVDDEPFYMDHLKEVIENSDFSKREQTQIVAQCISASQALEAIPTVQPHLIFTDIKMQLMNGIEFAAIIRQNWPHIIVVIVSGYSSFEYARDAIRANVEDYLVKPVDPTIIEQLLDKTNTRISLDTYLQQQSLLNELLENKSIEGSIQTTLHKCFPFSSYYVFCFNKPTFSQDKARCPTLTEQEIQNKLSSNPLLLKNEKAWIVSRNDFKRGFIILGLYQCGDQRIKQLAEEIVLMIGGSGSHPSIAVSQSFNDIRQFHQVANHLHDELYHQLVIGQSKTIFLSEQQPALEKLNLLLSSIDEKKIVIAVDKKDWKLLKKMIFHWFEQWEEHSCPNLYLQRNGKQMVQWLEKHFRTLEPLTSISTEKEMEEIIKSAYSYSNAAEDIWNLLSHIFRFEDHDPASNKGVRLIEQISDYLSANLSETISMTHIMDRFQISSTHLGNLFRKHHGETFVEYLTTLRINKAKELMRIHPEMPLKEISEITGYTDRHYFTKVFKLVTGKSPTDYKDQLLRE, from the coding sequence ATGAGGATTATGATTGTTGATGATGAACCCTTCTACATGGATCATCTTAAAGAAGTAATTGAAAACAGCGACTTTAGCAAAAGAGAGCAGACCCAGATTGTCGCCCAATGTATTAGCGCTAGTCAGGCACTGGAAGCCATACCGACCGTTCAACCCCATTTAATCTTTACCGACATCAAGATGCAGCTCATGAACGGGATCGAGTTTGCAGCCATCATTCGGCAAAATTGGCCTCATATCATCGTCGTAATCGTGAGCGGTTACTCTTCCTTTGAATATGCCCGGGATGCCATTCGGGCCAATGTGGAGGACTACCTCGTCAAGCCGGTTGATCCTACAATCATTGAACAATTATTAGATAAGACGAATACACGCATTAGCTTGGATACCTATCTTCAGCAGCAATCTTTATTAAATGAATTGCTCGAAAACAAGAGTATAGAGGGAAGTATCCAAACCACTTTACATAAGTGCTTTCCATTCTCTAGCTATTATGTGTTTTGCTTTAATAAGCCTACATTTTCACAAGATAAAGCTCGTTGTCCCACTCTGACGGAGCAAGAAATCCAAAACAAACTATCTTCGAATCCTTTATTGCTAAAGAACGAGAAGGCTTGGATCGTTTCAAGAAATGATTTCAAAAGGGGATTTATTATCCTCGGATTATATCAATGCGGCGACCAGCGGATTAAACAACTTGCTGAGGAAATTGTTCTGATGATCGGCGGTTCAGGCAGTCACCCTTCCATCGCCGTTAGCCAAAGCTTTAACGATATTAGACAGTTTCACCAGGTTGCAAACCATCTTCACGATGAGCTGTACCATCAACTGGTCATTGGACAATCCAAGACAATCTTTTTATCTGAGCAACAACCCGCTTTAGAAAAACTCAATCTGCTCCTAAGCAGCATCGATGAGAAGAAAATTGTTATTGCGGTGGATAAAAAGGATTGGAAGCTGTTAAAAAAAATGATCTTCCATTGGTTTGAGCAGTGGGAAGAGCACTCCTGTCCGAACCTCTATTTACAAAGAAATGGCAAGCAAATGGTTCAATGGTTAGAAAAGCATTTCCGCACATTAGAACCCCTCACAAGTATTTCAACGGAGAAAGAAATGGAGGAAATCATTAAATCCGCCTACTCCTATTCAAATGCTGCTGAGGATATCTGGAACTTGCTATCGCATATTTTCCGATTTGAAGACCATGACCCCGCCAGTAACAAAGGAGTCCGATTAATTGAACAAATCTCCGACTATTTATCCGCAAATTTGAGCGAAACGATTTCAATGACTCATATTATGGATCGATTTCAAATTTCGAGCACCCATTTAGGAAATCTATTTCGCAAGCATCATGGAGAAACCTTTGTCGAATATTTAACTACTCTCCGCATTAACAAAGCGAAGGAGCTCATGCGAATTCATCCAGAGATGCCTCTAAAAGAAATTTCTGAAATTACAGGTTATACAGATCGGCACTATTTCACCAAAGTATTTAAGCTCGTTACAGGTAAATCCCCGACAGATTATAAAGATCAGCTCCTTCGGGAATAA